One Archocentrus centrarchus isolate MPI-CPG fArcCen1 chromosome 10, fArcCen1, whole genome shotgun sequence genomic region harbors:
- the LOC115787125 gene encoding signal-regulatory protein beta-2-like, whose protein sequence is MLILFYILLSFGVGRSTDELFFGTKSLGVGDDVTLTCPRLTSKFKATLYWIRIVSGNLPEFLGGTFSFDYAGVKRTSHITAKQGPGTFTLEISQAKLNDSGLYYCIKVVQLDMEFLNATFLKINGPDPAITDIIQLPQSGPLHPGDPVTLQCSVLSNSKKKTCPGNHRVFWFSPGADKSHPTLIYADENSCERSPEASSTQKCVYSFSKNVSSSDAGSYYCAVATSGQILFGNGTKLDIKAFSMWDLQKANTALSLLSAALATSLIVIASLIYIIKKKTCNCCFTLLVCFKQTDVGTISGDQQSQQKVEDSVVYSAATFTWNKTTKVPQRSSRQAEKETIYSDVSVTDK, encoded by the exons ATGCTGATCCTGTTTTACATTCTGCTGAGCTTCGGGGTTGGTC GAAGCACAGATGAGCTGTTCTTTGGAACGAAGAGTCTTGGTGTTGGAGATGATGTGACTCTGACATGCCCACGCCTGACATCTAAATTTAAAGCAACCTTGTATTGGATCAGGATTGTTTCTGGAAACTTGCCTGAATTCTTGGGAGGAACATTCAGCTTTGATTATGCTGGTGTTAAAAGGACTTCTCACATTACAGCAAAACAAGGGCCTGGAACATTTACTCTGGAAATTAGTCAAGCTAAGCTAAACGACTCTGGTCTTTATTACTGCATAAAAGTAGTCCAACTCGACATGGAATTTTTGAATGCAACATTTCTCAAAATTAAtg GGCCAGATCCAGCGATCACTGACATCATTCAGTTGCCTCAATCTGGTCCCCTGCATCCAGGAGACCCAGTGACTCTGCAGTGTTCAGTTCTCTCCAACTCCAAGAAAAAAACGTGTCCTGGGAATCACCGAGTGTTTTGGTTCAGCCCTGGAGCTGATAAATCTCATCCCACCTTAATTTATGCTGATGAAAATAGCTGTGAGAGGAGTCCAGAGGCTTCctccacacagaaatgtgtCTACAGCTTCTCCAAGAACGTCAGCTCCTCTGATGCTGGGTCTTACTACTGTGCTGTGGCCACAAGTGGACAGATACTTTTTGGAAATGGAACAAAACTGGACATTAAAG CATTCAGCATGTGGGACTTGCAGAAGGCAAatacagctctctctctcttgtctgCTGCTTTGGCTACAAGTCTGATTGTTATAGCCTCCCTCATTTATATCATCAAGAAGAAAACTTGCAATTGTT GTTTCACATTATTGGTTTGTTTCAAACAAACAGATGTTGGAACAATCAGTGGTGACCAGCAGAGTCAGCAG AAAGTTGAAGACTCTGTGGTTTATTCGGCAGCAACTTTCACCTGGAACAAAACGACCAAAGTACCGCAAAGGAGTTCCAGACaagcagagaaagaaacaaTCTACTCTGATGTCAGTGTAACAGATAAATAA